A single region of the Kwoniella shivajii chromosome 10, complete sequence genome encodes:
- a CDS encoding transketolase codes for MSPIATHSTDGDASHGKELRKEPHVPAKTSSAETEKLAINTIRCLSADLCQQYKGGHPGTVMGAAAIATALWKYSMRYNPANPDWVNRDRFVLSAGHACLLQYILLHLSGYSTWTLDQIKQYHAPTMDGIAAGHPEIEFPGVELTTGLLGQGIANAVGLAIANKNVAATYNKDGYPIIDNKVWCFTGDGCLQEGIGQEAISMAGHWGLDNMILVYDNNSVTVDGKIDICFTDDTSAKLRSMGWHVLEVDDGSNDLSAIVEAFEQAKAFTGKPVFINIKTVIGIGSANQGSGKVHGAALGEDDVARVKTALGFDPKEKFVVPEKVYEYFSETKTRGAKDEDDWNDLYKRYEQAYPEESADLNRRLAGQLAEGWESNLPPKESLPSDPKATRQTSGIMLRSIIPEDKSFLVGSADLCESTFVNWNGMVEFQNPKSGYGDYSGRQVRYGIREHAMVGVANGVAAWHKGAIVPIMSSYFIFWLYAAPSLRMAALMKLRFIAIATHDSIGVGEDGPTHQPVAFPLFLRALPNFNYVRPADAEEVAGAWILALKDDDRPSLFSLTRQPVPLLSGTDRNKVQFGAYIVHGDEKETPDITLVATGSEVSRAIDTAKILKDYKVRVVSMPHMGRFDQQSVEYRRSTIPSNKSLVVAIEPYCSFGWAKYAHAGAHMTGFGHSAPYSTLFEHFGFGPQNLASKITAWAETRKGSNGWDLPGVGEFEELLLSKGH; via the exons ATGTCACCAATCGCAACCCATAGCACTGACGGAGATGCTTCACACGGCAAGGAGCTCAGAAAAGAGCCCCACGTCCCAGCGAAAACTTCCAGTGCTGAGACCGAGAAGCTAGCCATCAATACTATTAGATGTTTGAGTGCCGATTTATGTCAACAG TACAAAGGAGGACACCCTGGAACAGTGATGGGTGCAGCTGCAATCGCCACAGCTCTGTGGAAATACAGCATGAGATACAATCCAGCAAACCCCGACTGGGTCAACAGAGACC GATTTGTGCTTTCAGCGGGACATGCTTGTTTACTACAGtacattcttctccacctctcTGGATACTCAACCTGGACcctcgatcaaatcaagcaaTACCACGCACCTACCATGGATGGCATCGCTGCAGGTCATCCCGAAATCGAATTCCCTGGTGTTGAGTTGACAACCGGTCTCTTAGGTCAAGGTATCGCCAATGCTGTCGGATTGGCCATAGCCAACAAAAATGTGGCTGCTACGTATAACAAAGATGGTTACCCCATAATAGATAATAAAGTGTGGTGTTTCACTGGAGACGGTTGTTTACAAGAGGGTATTGGTCAAGAGG CTATATCCATGGCTGGTCATTGGGGACTTGACAATATGATTCTTGTGTACGACAACAACTCGGTCACTGTCGACGGAAAAATCGACATCTGCTTCACTGATGACACATCTGCGAAGCTGAGATCAATGGGATGGCATGTACTGGAGGTGGACGACGGGTCAAACGATCTCTCTGCTATCGTAGAAGCCTTCGAGCAAGCAAAAGCCTTCACAGGTAAACCTGTTtttatcaatatcaaaactGTCATTGGTATTGGATCCGCGAATCAAGGTAGTGGAAAGGTTCATGGAGCTGCTCTTGGGGAAGACGATGTTGCGAGAGTCAAGACAGCACTTGGTTTTGATCCTAAAGAGAAGTTTGTCGTGCCTGAGAAAGTGTATGAGTACTTCAGCGAGACCAAGACTCGAGGAGccaaagatgaagatgattggaaTGACCTTTACAAGAGATATGAGCAAGCATATCCTGAAGAATCGGCGGATCTCAATCGTCGATTGGCTGGTCAGCTCGCAGAGGGATGGGAATCTAATCTCCCTCCAAAGGAATCGCTTCCCTCTGATCCTAAGGCTACGAGACAGACCAGTGGTATCATGCTCAGATCTATCATCCCGGAGGATAAGTCATTTTTGGTAGGAAGTGCGGATTTATGCGAGTCCACGTTTGTCAACTGGAATGGTATGGTCGAGTTCCAAAACCCCAAATCAGGATACGGCGATTATTCCGGTCGACAGGTCCGATACGGTATCAGAGAACATGCGATGGTAGGAGTGGCCAATGGTGTTGCTGCATGGCATAAAGGAGCGATCGTCCC TATCATGTCGAGTTACTTCATTTTCTGGCTGTATGCCGCTCCATCGCTCCGTATGGCTGCCTTAATGAAACTTCGATTCATCGCAATCGCGACTCACGACTCCATTGGTGTCGGTGAAGATGGTCCTACGCATCAACCCGTAGCGTTCCCGCTCTTCTTGCGAGCACTCCCCAATTTCAATTACGTGCGACCTGCCGATGCGGAAGAAGTAGCCGGAGCTTGGATCTTAGCGTTAAAGGACGATGATCGGCCAAGTCTGTTCTCCCTAACTAGACAACCGGTACCTCTTTTATCGGGAACCGATCGTAACAAAGTGCAATTTGGAGCGTATATCGTTCACGGTGACGAGAAGGAGACACCCGACATTACACTGGTGGCTACAGGGTCTGAAGTGAGCCGTGCCATCGACACAGCAAAGATACTCAAGGACTACAAAGTCAGGGTAGTCTCCATGCCACATATGGGACGATTTGATCAACAATCTGTCGAATACCGAAGATCGACCATTCCGTCTAACAAATCCCTCGTTGTTGCCATTGAGCCATATTGCTCGTTTGGTTGGGCTAAATATGCACACGCTGGAGCTCACATGACAGGATTCGGTCACTCTGCTCCATATTCTACATTATTCGAACATTTCGGTTTTGGCCCACAGAATCTTGCGTCGAAGATCACTGCTTGGGCTGAAACAAGGAAAGGATCGAACGGATGGGATCTTCCTGGTGTCGGTGAGTTTGAAGAGCTTTTGTTGAGCAAAGGGCATTAG